One region of Apus apus isolate bApuApu2 chromosome 6, bApuApu2.pri.cur, whole genome shotgun sequence genomic DNA includes:
- the USP40 gene encoding ubiquitin carboxyl-terminal hydrolase 40 isoform X4 yields the protein MFGDLFEEDFSVLSTNHCGKGKKSKPRDSEPPAPRDFTNLSGIKNQGGTCYLNSLLQTLLFTPEFREALFSLGPEELGTLDDSSKPDAKVRIIPLQLQRLFAQLLLLDQQAASTADLTESFGWSSHEEMRQHDVQELNRILFSALETSLVGTSGHDLINRLYHGIVVNQIVCKECKNISERQEDFLDLTVAVKGVAGLEEALWNMYVEEEYFENENLYRCGACDKLVEASKSAKLRKLPPFLTVSLLRFNFDFEKCERYKETSCYTFPIQINLRPFCEQTEMDDSEYMYELFSVIIHKGGCYGGHYHVYIRDVDELGNWQLQEEEQRLIEDKASRDPQNAKEVENPMMMLKGILAEEESQQIPVNQLRQKLLEKKGVSWNKKYRKQYGVLRKYLQNHPQIFQFSPDENKVGLREKHKLLFQSDSEGQGLQSPPQENDVHWNSEKTPPRLKESSAAPHWFDLNDSKVQPIKEKDIEKQFQGKESAYMLFYRKSQLKRPPEARGNPRYQIPEHLLNEMNAANTELQKKREECDSANNGIDLHLHLSSRYQFHNGALHPLLTWKESVVDLTIDRRKTLGDLRQSVFQMLESWEGDMTLSIAKPLPAGLHLYQVLDGDELTLDGIGLVDGADIFVWNGKEVAGTKVMTGPDHEPVVINVLRLAEHNEGGKGQHFTESQQVFSCSTKLADLHRALAPSGGIILKNSSGPEKEAKNWEVFLEEDMKETVRSVGLTDGCSVLILDSHDQSFVNVASGNLTAFTYDISWLQVKNFCRVEDEEKHVKITATIETVMSDIKMKAIRELQLEEELASDSCLRPVSGNGKLLSPVPEDYTVKEAELKMGSLLGLCRGKAPTSTQLFLYFLVGSDQSASPEMEIVVEETASVKECLNLMLEKSGLSGDNWHLRRMDWCYEAGEALSQENATLKELNVCRGDTLVITEGKLPPKGFLKIPIWWLKPSGHEKHGDNVQEQVNGVTCKMDALQVSPAGDPAEHIHPGMDLCYAGSVEIAGDAALEDLKMQYVLIWHLLICHVQWL from the exons ATGTTTGGGGACTTATTTGAAGaggatttttctgttctttcaacCAACCAttgtgggaaagggaagaaatcaAAGCCCAGAGATTCTGAGCCTCCAGCCCCCAGGGATTTCACCAACCTAAGTGGTATCAAAAATCAGGGTGGGACCTGCTACCTCAACTCCCTTCTGCAGACCCTGCTTTTCACACCTGAATTTAGAG AGGCGCTGTTCTCGCTGGGACCTGAAGAGCTGGGGACTCTGGATGACAGCAGCAAACCAGATGCAAAG GTTCGAATAATTCCATTACAGCTTCAACGGTTGTTTGCTCAGCTTCTGCTCTTGGACCAGCAGGCTGCATCTACAGCTGACCTGACTGAGAGCTTTGGGTGGAGCAGCCATGAG GAGATGAGGCAGCACGACGTGCAGGAGTTAAATCGGATCCTGTTCAGTGCTTTGGAAACTTCCCTGGTGGGAACTTCTGGTCATGACCTTATCAACCGTTTGTACCACGGGATTGTGGTCAACCAGATTGTCTGCAAGGAATGCAAGAATATCAGTGAGAGACAG GAAGATTTCCTAGACCTAACAGTGGCAGTCAAGGGTGTTGCTGGCTTGGAGGAGGCCCTGTGGAATATGTATGTGGAAGAAGAGTACTTTGAAAATGAGAACTTGTACCGCTGTGGAGCCTGTGATAAACTTGTGGAAGCTTCAAAG TCGGCGAAGCTGCGGAAGCTGCCGCCCTTCCTCACCGTGTCCCTCCTGAGATTCAACTTTGACTTTGAGAAGTGTGAACGCTACAAGGAGACAAGCTGCTACACCTTCCCCATCCAGATCAATCTGAGGCCTTTCTGTGAGCAG actGAAATGGATGATTCAGAGTACATGTATGAGCTCTTCTCTGTTATTATACACAAAGGTGGCTGCTATGGAGGACACTATCATGTTTATATCAGAGATGTGGATGAATTAGGAAACTGGCAGTTACAA GAAGAAGAGCAGAGGCTGATTGAAGATAAGGCTTCAAGAGACCCCCAAAATGCCAAAGAAGTGGAAAATCCAATGATGATGTTGAAAGGGATTTTAGCAGAG GAAGAATCTCAACAGATTCCTGTGAACCAATTAAGGCAGAAATTATTGGAGAAAAAAGGGGTTTCGTGGaataagaaatacagaaaacaatatGGAGTGTTAAGAAAG TACTTGCAGAACCATCCTCAGATATTTCAGTTCAGTCCTGATGAAAATAAGGTTGGCCTGAGGGAAAAACACAAGCTCCTGTTTCAGTCAGATTCTGAAGGACAAGGTCTCCAAAGCCCTCCTCAGGAGAATGATGTCCACTGGAATTCAGAAAAAACCCCTCCAAGGCTAAAGGAGAGTTCTGCTGCTCCCCATTGGTTTGATCTGAACGATTCCAAGGTCCAGCCCATCAAGGAGAAGGATATTGAGAAGCAGTTTCAGGGTAAAGAGAGTGCCTACATGCTCTTCTATCGAAAATCTCAGTTGAAAAGACCACCTGAAG CTCGAGGAAATCCAAGGTACCAAATTCCTGAACACCTTCTGAATGAAATGAATGCTGCTAATACTGAGCTGCAAAAAAAGAG agaGGAATGTGACTCAGCAAACAATGGCATCGATTTGCATCTCCATTTGAGCTCCCGTTACCAATTTCACAATGGGGCTTTGCATCCTTTGCTTACTTGGAAGGAGAGTGTTGTGGATTTGACCATTGATAGAAGAAAAACCTTAGGAGACCTTCGCCAGTCAGTGTTCCAG ATGTTGGAATCTTGGGAAGGAGACATGACCCTCAGTATTGCCAAGCCTTTACCAGCAGGACTGCATCTGTACCAGGTGCTTGATG GAGATGAGCTGACACTGGATGGCATCGGGCTGGTGGATGGAGCAGACATCTTCGTGTGGAATGGGAAAGAG GTTGCTGGAACAAAGGTGATGACAGGCCCTGACCACGAGCCTGTGGTCATCAATGTTCTTCGTCTGGCGGAGCACAACGAAGGAGGGAAGGGCCAGCACTTCACTGAGTCCCAGCAGGTCTTCTCCTGCAGCACAAAGCTGGCTGATCTCCACAGAGCCTTAGCCCCCTCAGGAGGAATCATTCTGAAGAACAGCTCGGGGCCAGAGAAAGAAGCCAAGAACTGGGAAGTCTTTCTGGAAGAAGATATGAAGGAAACGGTCAGAAGTGTTGGTCTGACAGATGGATGCTCAGTCCTGATCTTGGACAGCCATGACCAGAG ctttGTCAATGTGGCAAGTGGCAATTTGACTGCTTTTACATATGACATCAGCTGGCTGCAAGTGAAAAACTTCTGCAGGGTGGAAGATGAAGAGAAACATGTTAAAATTACTGCCACCATTGAAACA GTGATGTCAGATatcaaaatgaaagcaattcGGGAGCTTCAGCTCGAGGAGGAACTAG CCAGTGACAGCTGCCTGAGACCTGTCAGTGGAAATGGGAAGCTTCTGTCTCCAG TGCCTGAGGATTATACTGTCAAGGAAGCAGAATTGAAAATGGGAAGCTTGCTTGGGCTGTGCCGTGGAAAAGCTCCAACTTCCACTCAG CTCttcttgtattttcttgttGGGAGTGACCAAAGTGCAAGCCCTGAGATGGAGATAGTCGTGGAAGAGACTGCCTCAGTCAAAGAG tgtctcaaTTTAATGCTGGAAAAATCTGGATTATCAG GTGACAACTGGCATTTGAGGAGGATGGACTGGTGCTATGAAGCAGGGGAAGCATTAAGTCAGGAG AATGCCACGCTGAAGGAGCTCAATGTCTGCAGAGGAGACACTTTGGTTATCACTGAAGGGAAGCTGCCACCAAAG GGTTTCCTGAAAATACCCATTTGGTGGCTCAAGCCTTCAGGTCATGAGAAACATGGAGACAATGTACAAGAGCAAGTGAATGGGGTGACCTGCAAGATGGATGCTTTGCAGGTGTCTCCTGCAGGAG ATCCAGCAGAGCACATCCACCCAGGCATGGATCTCTGTTACGCTGGCAGTGTAGAAAtagcaggagatgctgctctggAAGATCTGAAGATGCAG TATGTTCTGATATGGCATTTGCTTATATGCCATGTTCAGTG GCTCTGA